In Shewanella sp. GD04112, the sequence AGCCAGTTCGCGGGTCGGACACAGCACTAAGGTTTGAATGCGAAAACGCTTCACATCTAACTTGTTCAGCAGACCTAACCCGAAGGCCGCCGTTTTACCCGAACCCGTCTTACCCTGACCAATCACATCCTCGCCCGCTAAAATGGCTGGCAGACTCTGCGCCTGAATTGGCGTCATTTCGTGATAGCCCATAGTGGTAAGGTTCTCAAGCAGTTCGGGTTTTAGCTTAAGAGTCGAGAAAGCCATTGAAGGCTGAGTGTCTGAATTGCTCAAGGCGAATATCCTGTGGTGGGTAACCCGCGCTGGCATAAACTCAGGCAAGTCACTGAAATTGCATAGTGTTACTGATTAAATACGCTTATCGCTTTGGGGCGTTTAGCCATTTCTTTAGGCCTTTATTTCTGGCGGTTAAGCTTTTAACTAAAGCCTTTAAACTAGCTCTTTAAATAAGCCATGCCATTCGCGCAATAAGGCTAAGTTGGCAACTTGCCATGCTCAGTCTTATCCGCACCATCCAAAGCTCGGCTATTGTAGCAATAAAGCGCGCTCTTTTCCTGAAGTCTTTCGCTTAACTATCCAAGCAGGCTTAATTGCCTGCTTTGAAGTCTCTGATAGATAAGAAGCGCGCTAACAAAAAGCCCTGCGTTGGCAGGGCTTAGTGGGTGTGACTTACGGAAAAACAAGCTTTGTAATAGCGGTGTTTTCAAGTCAGGAGTCAAGATTTCACGCAATCGAGACTTAGGCGATACTGCCAAAGCGGCCCTCTTGATAATCGCGAATCGCCTGCTGAATTTCCGCTTGGGTGTTCATCACAAACGGCCCCATTTGGACGATTTTTTCGCGAATCGGTTTACCCACAAACACTAGCATGCCAGCACCGCGTTCATCGGCCTTGAGCTGCAATGGCGTTTGGCTATCGAGCACTAAAAACTGGCCTTCATTGAATGACCACCGTGAACCTTCGCTCTTACTCAAGCCACCTTGGTAAAGATAGAGGGCGGCAAACTCATGCTTGGATAAATCGAGCTGCGCCTCACCATTGGCGTTAATCATCAAGTCGGCAATCGCCGCCTCGCCCGCTAATCCTTGGATGGTGGCACTGATCGCGCTTTTACCCGCAAATGCCCAATCCCCCGCCAAGGCTTTAAGGGTAGCGCCTGTGTCATTCGTGGTTTCAACACTTAGGGTTGAAGCCGTATCCTGATAAGTCGCGGGGCGCAGTTTGTCCTTAGCCGGCATATTGACCCAAATTTGGAAGCCATGCAGACCATTAAGCGCATCGGCCAGCGGCATTTCGGAATGCACCACGCCGTAACCCGTGCTCATCCACTGCACATCGCCAGCACGAATCGCTTTGACGTTGCCCATCTGATCGCGATGCTCAAAGCCACCCTTACGGATGTAGGTAAAGGTCTCCATTCCACGGTGCGGATGCGGTGGAAAGCCACCAATAAAATCCTGTTTATCATCGGATTTAATCTCATCCATCATCAAAAACGGATCAAAATGGGTCGTGATAAAGTCCGCCACACGACGAATATTCACCCCGTCGCCATCCATCGCAGGTTTAGCAGAAAACTGACCTAAGACTTTCATTTTATGCTCCTAACTCGTAAGGCATTAGCCCGTGCACTCACGATCACTTGATGTTAGAAGTGACTGCGTGAAACAGTGGCAATGCTGATGGAGGCAGAATAACAAGGAAATTTGCAAAAGAATAACGCGAAATCACGGTCTAAACATTCGAAAAAATGGAACGGTAGCTTGCTGATACCCACTCATGCAGGCTTGCCATGATGTTCACTCACCGACACGGTGAATGGAAACCTACCTAGGGTTGCTGAACCTATGAACGAGAGCTATGGATGGCGAACTGGCCTTTAAACAAGGATGTTGTTCAAGTCCGTCTGTGGATGCAGGGCCGCCCCGTATGATGTGAATGGATTCACAAATGCCGCGATGGCATGAACGCCAAAAAGCGGCCATGGGGCGGACGGTCGTCTCGCTAATCACCATGGTTCACCTTTTGACATTAGCGGAACCTGTAGATTTAAAAGCCTTACGCAACAGGCTTTGGGACAAAAGCGTGATAGATTCCCAACTCTAATTTTTGAGTTGCAGATTAAAACATCTATGGTGATAACGCTTCAAGAAGGGACGCTGGTTACGTCATCCTGCTTGCTTGACTTGTTAACTGTTACGTACCTTTCGGCTAGCCTTGTAATCACGTTGTAACCCCATGTGCTAATGAAATCGGATTTTTCGATTTCTCTTGCAATGCCTACTACGTTATAACCAGAGCCAATAATTACACCGCCTGTTTCAGTAATGCTTTTTATATGTGCGGCTCCAGTTTCGATGATGTTAGCACCTTTGATTTGGTTTAATGTTGGCGGTGCCTCGCCAAACCAATCTAACAGGCCCACAAAGAACAAACGTGTATCGGTTTTACCTTGACGCAATAATTTAGCTAGTACCACGCCGCAGCCAAAACCACCTTGTTCAAGAGGCACAGCCCAAAACCGTCCTTGCTCAAGGTAGCTTGTTGATTTTGGTTTGAGTGGATATTCGATACTCATTGTTTTGTACTGTTAACGCCGCCATATGAGGCGCACAAATGCTTGGCTAAACTTAGCGACGAAGGAACGCAAGCCAAGCGTTTTGCGTCCAACTACCATAATGGCCTTGTTATAAATCGATTACTCTAAGCCAACCCTTAATATTTTTCCGTTTTTAAGTACGACTCTTAAACCATGCTCTACATCGAAGGTACACTCATACTCTAAATGAAGTTCTCCACCTTCATCTTCAGGAAACATGAACACTCCTGGTTCGGTGACATAGTTCCACACTTGATTAGGTGCGGATAGCTTTGGCATTAGCTCGTCGGCATACTCCCCTAAACCAAGATGATAATCAGGTAAGACTCTCTGGTAATATTGGAAAATTGCTTCCTCAATTTTAGGGAACTCAAGTTCGATATTATTGTAAAGCCAGTTGATAGAATCTTTATGCGACTGCTCTATTTCACCAGAACCAGATAACCCTATAGTAAACAAAACACTTTCACCTAAAACAGGAAAAGATATTTCCCCCTCCAAATCGTGTCCCGTTAATTCTAATTGATCAATTATTTTTTCGGCTACTTCCATATTTACCTAGATTTATAACGCCTAAATTTAGCGAGGAAAGCCACGCAGCGGGTTGACGTCGCAGCCAGCGCTTTTTGCTGGCGATAACATTTATTTGTTATATCGTTTTTTAAAGGTTTCATAATCTTTGCCCGGCAAAGATATGACGTTTTTAACTAAATATCTTTCGCTTCCATATGTGATGCTGACATCCACAGAAACAGATCTTTGCTTGCTAACTTCAATATCTGAACGATTAAACCCTTTTATTTCAGAACTTTTCATTTCGACACATGAAAAAGCTAACTTTTCAGAGTTCTCGTAAATATCTAGGCAAACTTCAGATATTTTGTCTCCGTTGGCATCGACTTCCGGATAAACAAAAAAGATCCAGCCATCGTTCCAAGAGTCACTTTTGCCAACTATTAAACGATGAAATCCTAATTTTTCGGCTTCTTCAGCCCCAATAGTCTTCTCAGAAAAAGAAACTGAAGTAGCAGTGCAATAGCATGCCCATATGGCGCAAAGAAAAAAATCAGAGTTTTACGCATACATCACCAGCGATATAACGACTTAGTATTTATGCGCTGCGCTGTTTGCAGAGCATAAATCGCTTGTTCACTAAATCTCAAATATGGCCGCAGCCAAATCCATGTCAATTGGTATAAATGATGCTATAGGAATTTGCTTTTTGGCGGTAGCGATTTTTCATAAAGTTTGATGGGTAATTAATTGATATCGCTTTATCTTTCCCATTCTTTCACGCTTATTTTTTGCAGATGAATCGCTTTCTAACGACTCAAAACTCCAAGGAATACACCTCCCCTCGGAGTTACCGCAGGGCGAATAGACAAATTGCGTGAGTCTCGCCATGGATGGCGAGCTAGCTTTCGCAGGTGCAGGGACGCATCCTTCGGAAGCGATAGCAAATTTGTCAATGAGCACAAGGGGCTTTCAACTCCGTTGGGGGCGTCTTGGAGCATCCAAGGAGGATAGGACGAGCATTCCTCCTTGGTCGGGTGTGGGGTGAAGCCCCACGACTTTGATTTTGATTAACGCATGGAAGCTACAAAAGGAAGATATGCATAACTTCTAAGTCGAACCATCAACTTTTCTATAGGCAGAGCTTTACTTGTCCAATTCCCTTTTTGAACTGCAAAACACACTTTTGGGATCAGCTTTTAATCGTTACTTAGCAAAAAACACGCATATAAAAGTGCTACTAGTCAGGCTTAAACACCCCAATCACGGCACCTGTGGCTTTTTCGGTGACTTTCACATCGGTTTGTTGTTCGCGGTAATCACAGTCGGTGCATTCTACGGTTTCGATACCGTTTTCTTTAAACAGCAGAATGCTGTCCTTGGCGCCACATTTTGGGCATTTTGCGCCAGCTACGAAGCGCTTTTTGATTTTGGTTGTCATGCTAATACCTTTATGCACTGACCAGCTCAGTTGGATCAGAAGATGACTCCGCTTCGCTTGAGAAAACCCAAAGCGTGAGCCTGAAATTGGCCGCTATTTTGCCACAGTGCCCAGCTATTGCCAGCCTTTAAACCAAGTTGTGATGCCATAAGATATGAGCAGGCGTTAGCATCTTGCGGGATTCACTCAAGAAGGATTTGCCAAATCGGTCGTACACTCGCTTTGTCACTCATCATAAAATCGCCTTAAAAGCCGCCACCACATTCGCCCAAAAGATGCTGTAAAAAGTGTAAGAAATCCTCAGCAACTCGGCCTAAGTTGTGGTTTGCCATCGGCTTGTACGTTATCATCACTGCCTTACTCATTCATGATATGACCAAGTTGTAGTTAATGATCAGCATCAACCAAGCGCAATTAATCCGTGGCAGCAAAACCCTGCTCGACGAAGCCTCTTTGACCATCTATCCCGGCCATAAGGTCGGCCTAGTCGGCGCCAATGGCACGGGTAAGTCCTCACTGCTGGCATTAATTATGGGTCACCTAAGCTTAGACAAAGGCGAGTTTAGTATGCCTTCGGGTTGGCAAATCGCCACCGTAGCCCAAGAAACACCCGCGTTGGAAGTCTCTGCACTTGAGTATGTACTTGATGGTGATAAAGAATATCGCCAGCTTGAGGCCGATTTGCATATCGCGCAAGAACACAATGATGGCCATGCCATTGCCACCTTGCACGGAAAAATCGATGCCATTGGCGGCTACGCCATTCGCGCCCGCGCAGGTGCCTTGCTGGCAGGTTTAGGCTTTAGCGAAGCCGAGCAAAATAACCCAGTGAAAAGCTTTTCGGGGGGCTGGCGGATGCGCCTCAACCTTGCCCAAGCGTTGCTGTGCCGCTCCGACTTACTGCTGCTCGACGAACCGACCAACCACTTAGACTTAGATACCATGTACTGGCTCGAAGGGTGGATTAAGTCCTATCAAGGCACGCTGATTTTAATCAGCCACGATAGGGATTTTATCGATGAGATTGTCGATGAAATCGTCCATGTCGAGAATCAAAAACTCAATTATTACAAAGGTAACTACAGTGCCTTTGAGCGCATCCGTGCCGAACGTATGGCGCAGCAACAGGTCGCCTATGAGCGCCAGCAAAAAGAACGTGCGCATATGCAGTCCTTCGTCGACCGCTTCCGCTACAAGGCCAGTAAAGCCAAGCAAGCGCAGAGCCGCTTAAAGGCGCTGGAAAGAATGACTGAACTGTTGCCATCCCAGGCCGATAGCCCGTTTTATATGGAGTTTCGCCCACCTGAAGCCCTGCCCAATCCATTGATTAAAATGGAACAAGTGGCAGTGGGCTATGGCGACAAGCAAATTCTCAGCAAAGTGCATTTGAACTTAGTCCCCGGCGCCCGTATTGGCCTCTTAGGGCGCAACGGCGCGGGTAAATCGACATTAATCA encodes:
- a CDS encoding pirin family protein, with amino-acid sequence MKVLGQFSAKPAMDGDGVNIRRVADFITTHFDPFLMMDEIKSDDKQDFIGGFPPHPHRGMETFTYIRKGGFEHRDQMGNVKAIRAGDVQWMSTGYGVVHSEMPLADALNGLHGFQIWVNMPAKDKLRPATYQDTASTLSVETTNDTGATLKALAGDWAFAGKSAISATIQGLAGEAAIADLMINANGEAQLDLSKHEFAALYLYQGGLSKSEGSRWSFNEGQFLVLDSQTPLQLKADERGAGMLVFVGKPIREKIVQMGPFVMNTQAEIQQAIRDYQEGRFGSIA
- a CDS encoding Imm26 family immunity protein, coding for MSIEYPLKPKSTSYLEQGRFWAVPLEQGGFGCGVVLAKLLRQGKTDTRLFFVGLLDWFGEAPPTLNQIKGANIIETGAAHIKSITETGGVIIGSGYNVVGIAREIEKSDFISTWGYNVITRLAERYVTVNKSSKQDDVTSVPS
- a CDS encoding YheV family putative zinc ribbon protein, with the protein product MTTKIKKRFVAGAKCPKCGAKDSILLFKENGIETVECTDCDYREQQTDVKVTEKATGAVIGVFKPD
- a CDS encoding ABC transporter ATP-binding protein produces the protein MISINQAQLIRGSKTLLDEASLTIYPGHKVGLVGANGTGKSSLLALIMGHLSLDKGEFSMPSGWQIATVAQETPALEVSALEYVLDGDKEYRQLEADLHIAQEHNDGHAIATLHGKIDAIGGYAIRARAGALLAGLGFSEAEQNNPVKSFSGGWRMRLNLAQALLCRSDLLLLDEPTNHLDLDTMYWLEGWIKSYQGTLILISHDRDFIDEIVDEIVHVENQKLNYYKGNYSAFERIRAERMAQQQVAYERQQKERAHMQSFVDRFRYKASKAKQAQSRLKALERMTELLPSQADSPFYMEFRPPEALPNPLIKMEQVAVGYGDKQILSKVHLNLVPGARIGLLGRNGAGKSTLIKLLSGQLSPMTGLYEPNPGLNIGYFAQHQIEFLRLDDTPLQHLVRLAPNAREQELRNFLGGFGFHGDMALSPVRPFSGGEKARLVLALLVWQRPNLLLLDEPTNHLDLEMRHALTMALQTFEGAMVIVSHDRHLLRLTCSDYYLVDQGQVQAFDGDLEDYHQWLLDAAKAASANSTANGDDAKPAVDKKQQKRLEAELRQKVSPLKRKQAKLETDQQKLSERLAELEHILADSELYDQDNKAKLTSVLSERTSLTQALEESEMQWLELQEEIDAMELELMGQ